ATGGCAATCAGGACTAAGACTAAAGCCATCAAAGGCAGTCCGATACGCCAAAGTAACTCAGCTCGATTGGGATTTAGTGCAGCAGGAGACGGGTCATTCAGCAGTTCCTGAATAGTTTTTTCTCGATCACGCGGTGCTGGTGCTAAGGCATTTTTGCTGCGGATTTTTGTGCTGTATTCATTGAATTCTAAAATCCTAAAATCAGGCTGGGTAGGCTGCCCTTCATATCTTCGGCCATTGTGTAGGACGACCGATTTCTCGCCACCTTCAGAGTTTTGAATAAAGCCCGTGGAGGAAACTGCGATGCTAAGACGACCATTTTTTTGATCAGCTACGAAGATATTTTTTACTTCGCTCTTTTCAACATCTAGCTCTTCAATAAAAAATACTCTCTCTGCCTTTGCGGACTCTTTAAATTGGCCGGCACTCACCATGGATACGTCATCACGTTGCTGAAAACGTTGACTAATGAGAGTCGATTCGCGATTGGCCCAAGGCCAGACAAAAAGGGCTAGCAAAGCGATGACAATGATTAGCGGGGTGGCAAATTGCAAAATAGGGCGGATGAGATTCGTCACACTTAATCCGCTTGCAAACCATACGATCATTTCTGAATCTTTGTACCAACGAACCAAAACAATCAGGGTGGCGACAAAGAGAGAAACTGTTAGAAGAACTGCAAGATAGCCTAGAGTTGCTAAGGCTATTAATACCAGCGCGTCTTCTGGGTTGACTGTACCGTTAGCAGCGTAACCTAGAATTCGAATCACCAAGGTGGTGACCATGATGGTAACTAAGACCAAAAAGACCCCGCCAGTCGTAAAACTGAGTTCGCGGCGAAGGGCCTGTTTAAAAATCATGGGAATTTAAGGGTCGGGATTTGCGGGGTTATGGGTGGCTACAAATGGCTTATATTGCTGCTGTTAGGGGATGTTGATCTCATGTCGGAGGATAATGGATAAACGTCTCAAGTTAACAAATTACCTCCCTTTTGAACCGACCAAAATACCGTAATAGATTATGACAATTCAATTTAGTACTAAGATTTTCCCCCAAGCTGACCTTCAGAGTCCAAAACTCCTGAAATCCAGTCTTAAGACCTTGCTTGGTCAAAACACCGACTGTTTGATTTTGGGCTACTCCAAAGTGGATTTCGATGGGTTTTCTGCCGCAAAAGGTACTAATGCCAAAGCAGGATTTCTGCGCGAATTAGACCAAGCTCTAGGTGAATCGGTAAATCACGCCAATATTGTTGGAGATTTGGATTCTAAGCAAGCTACGGTATGTTTACTGCGCGCAGAAAAATCTTGGTCTACAAATGGGGTTAAGGTAAAGCGAGTATTGCTAGTGAGCTTGGGTGATGTTCATCTTGCTAGTGATCGTAGCTTAAGTACTTATTCCAAGGTAGCTCGAGCAGCATTAAAAGTACTCAGCGGCGGGTCGATTGAAGCTGCGGTTTGGTATACCCCCAGTTTTGCGCTTTCTCATAAGGCCGACTTTATTGCGGAAGAGGTGCGCCTAACCATTCAATATGCGGGTGATCAAGCATATCGTTTTGGTGTACGTCAGCCTGCTGCCATGAAATTTAAGGCCAAAGATAAGGCGGACACTTTCAAACATTTGGTGTTTGCGGGTAATGAGGGTTGCGCTAAAGAGCTCAAGGCTGCGGTGGATCAAGGCGTAGCGATGGTGGAAGGAATGCATCTTGCTAAAGATCTTGGTAACCTCCCACCTAATATTTGCACTCCAACCTATTTGGGTAAAACTGCGCAGGGTTTAAGTAAGAAGACTGGTCTAAAAGTTGAGGTGTTAGGTCTCAAGCAGATTGAAGCTTTGGGCATGGGCTCATTCCTTTCTGTTGCCAAGGGCTCTGCAACACCACCCCAATTTATCGTGATGTGCCATCAAGGCGGCAAGGTCGGTGAGGCTCCAATCGTTTTGGTTGGCAAAGGAATTACCTTTGATACAGGCGGCATCTCTTTAAAGCCCGGCGAAGCCATGGATGAAATGAAATACGACATGTGTGGCGCTGCGTCTGTGATTGGTACGATGTATTCAGTTTCATTAATGAAGCTCAAGAAGAATGTTATCGGAGTTATACCAACCTGCGAGAACATGCCATCAGGGCAGGCAACACGTCCAGGTGATATTGTGAAGAGTATGTCGGGGCAAACTATTGAGATTCTCAATACGGATGCAGAGGGTCGCCTCATTCTTTGTGATGCGCTTACGTATGTGGAGCGCTTTAAGCCAGCAGCAGTGATTGATATTGCAACCTTAACTGGTGCTTGCGTCATTGCCCTTGGACATGTTCATAGCGGACTATTTTCAGAAGATGAAACTTTAGTTAGCGAGCTCACGAAGGCGGGGCACGCTTCTTTAGATACCGTTTGGCGTTTGCCTTTGGATGCGGCTTATCACGATCAACTCAAATCCAATTTTGCGGATGTTGCCAATATTGGCGGCCGCCCAGCTGGGAGTGTGACAGCAGCCTGTTTCTTATCGCGCTTTACTGAAAAATATAAGTGGGCGCATTTGGATATCGCTGGAACTGCATGGAAGAGTGGTGCTGCCAAGGGTTCAACTGGACGTCCAGTACCACTCTTGGTTAATTTCTTGCTTGAGCGGAAGTGATCAGCTAATAACAAGAATCTCATACTAAGCTCTCCGGATAAATACTGAATGGCCCGAATCGATTTTCATAGCAATGTTGCGGATAAGCTGGAATACGCTTGTCGTTTAACCCGCAAGATTTGGAGTTCTACGCTTGAAGGCCAACCGGTGCGGAATATTGTGATGGTTGGAGAGAGGGCTGATCTTCAAAAGCTCAATGAACTCCTTTGGGCATTTAGTAATACTGATTTTTTGCCACACTGTTTTATAGAGGATGAAGCTGCTGCAGAAACACCAATCGTTTTGACAGATGACTTTGTTTCTCCTGCGCTCAATAGTGTTCCTCATGCTGATATCTTAATTCATTTGGGAATGCGCATGCCTGCGAATGTTCCGGCCTTGGTTGAAAGATTTCCTAGAATAGTTGAGGTAGTAACAGTGAATGAGGCAGAGCGTTTGGCTGGTCGCGAACGTTATAAAGCTTATCGAGAGTTGGGGCACGAATTAAACAACTTTTACCAATCTAAAAGTTAATATTCATGTTGATTCATCCTCAGTTTGATCCAGCTGCGATTCGTATCGGATCTTTTGCCATTCACTGGTATGGCTTGATGTATTTAATGGCTTTTGCTCAGTTCTTACTCTTAGGGCGTTTGCGAATAAAAACTCCACGGTATCAAGCCTTGGGATGGACCTATAAAGACTTAGAGGATTTACTGTTTGCTGGTGTGCTTGGCGTAGTTCTTGGTGGGCGCCTGGGTTACACCCTGTTTTACATGCCTGGATTTTATTTATCTCATCCCATGAGTATTTTTAAGATCTGGGAAGGTGGCATGTCCTTTCATGGGGGCTTACTGGGTGTGTTAGTTACGCTTTACTGGTTTGCGAAAAAGCGCAAGACTACCTTTTTTGTGGTGAGTGATTTAGTTGCCCCATTAGTACCTTTCGGTTTAGCTTTTGGTCGCCTTGGTAACTTTATTAATGGTGAGTTATGGGGTAGGCCGACCGATCTTCCATGGGCGATGATTTTTCCAATGGTTGATTCTATTCCACGACATCCTTCACAGATTTATCAACTGTTTGACGAAGGCATCTTCCTTGGGCTTGCTTTATGGGTCTATGCAGGTAGACCAAGGCGCGTTGGCCAAGTGTCTGGATTCTTCTTGTTGGGTTATGGAGTCTGCCGCTTCTTAGCTGAATATGCTCGTGAACCAGATGCCTTCTTAGGTCTCCTTGGGCTGGGCTTGTCGATGGGTCAATGGCTATGTATACCAATGATGGTTTTTGGTGCCTATCTCATGACTACTTTTAAATCTAAAAGTGTCTGACCATTTTTATGTTGAATGATGAGCTCACTCTACAGAAGTTGGAAATCCTCTGTTCGTTTGTGAGGACGGGAAGTTTTTCTAAAACCGCTGAAGAGTTGCACTTAAGCTCAGTGAGCATACATAAGGCATTGCATTCCCTTGAGTCTGGGTAGGGTGTCCACTTTTTGTAAAAGATGGACGTCAGCTAAAGGCTTTGCCTTCAGCAACTTATTTAGCTGAGGCAAGTACGGATTTATTAGCAGACCTTGACCGTGTTTTAAAAAAGACTAGGGCAAAAGCAGGAGTGGAAAGCGGGCAAATTCGTTTGGGGTCCATGTACTCCTTAACTGCCAATATTATTCCCCGCATGATTATGGGAACCAAAATCCGTAGACCTGATTTGAATATCGATTTATATCTTGGGTCGAACGAGGATTTAATGAAAAGGCTGGCTGAGGGAAGCGTGGACGCGGTAGTGATTTGCTGTGCTCTCGAAAAATCTTCCTGAAGGCGTACAAGTGGTCCCATTATTTGAAGACCAGTTGTTTTTGGCCTCTTCTAAAGCAACTAAGCCCGCTCAAGCACATGTAGATTTGTCTGACTATGAGGGCGAAAAATTTCTCACCCTACAAGATGGTTTTGCCACGAGATCAGGTTTTTATGAGGCCTTTCAGTTAGCCGGATTCAAGCCTCATGTTGTGATGAAGGTGGGGGGATATCTTCTCTCTGATGAATATGGTCTCTGGAGATCTTGGGAGAACCCTCTTGCCAGGTCGTGTGAGAGCATTAATGGGCGATGCCATTGAATTTACCCCTTTATTACCCATCAGGTCACGCAAAATATTGCCCTGATGTA
The nucleotide sequence above comes from Polynucleobacter necessarius. Encoded proteins:
- the lptF gene encoding LPS export ABC transporter permease LptF → MIFKQALRRELSFTTGGVFLVLVTIMVTTLVIRILGYAANGTVNPEDALVLIALATLGYLAVLLTVSLFVATLIVLVRWYKDSEMIVWFASGLSVTNLIRPILQFATPLIIVIALLALFVWPWANRESTLISQRFQQRDDVSMVSAGQFKESAKAERVFFIEELDVEKSEVKNIFVADQKNGRLSIAVSSTGFIQNSEGGEKSVVLHNGRRYEGQPTQPDFRILEFNEYSTKIRSKNALAPAPRDREKTIQELLNDPSPAALNPNRAELLWRIGLPLMALVLVLIAIPLAYVNPRLGNYTAMFYAVLIYLIYSNLLNLTQNFVSQGKVSVFVAIWPIHLLALFIATMLIRNRINPSLKWWHRQLPASLASK
- a CDS encoding leucyl aminopeptidase; the encoded protein is MQFSTKIFPQADLQSPKLLKSSLKTLLGQNTDCLILGYSKVDFDGFSAAKGTNAKAGFLRELDQALGESVNHANIVGDLDSKQATVCLLRAEKSWSTNGVKVKRVLLVSLGDVHLASDRSLSTYSKVARAALKVLSGGSIEAAVWYTPSFALSHKADFIAEEVRLTIQYAGDQAYRFGVRQPAAMKFKAKDKADTFKHLVFAGNEGCAKELKAAVDQGVAMVEGMHLAKDLGNLPPNICTPTYLGKTAQGLSKKTGLKVEVLGLKQIEALGMGSFLSVAKGSATPPQFIVMCHQGGKVGEAPIVLVGKGITFDTGGISLKPGEAMDEMKYDMCGAASVIGTMYSVSLMKLKKNVIGVIPTCENMPSGQATRPGDIVKSMSGQTIEILNTDAEGRLILCDALTYVERFKPAAVIDIATLTGACVIALGHVHSGLFSEDETLVSELTKAGHASLDTVWRLPLDAAYHDQLKSNFADVANIGGRPAGSVTAACFLSRFTEKYKWAHLDIAGTAWKSGAAKGSTGRPVPLLVNFLLERK
- a CDS encoding DNA polymerase III subunit chi, whose protein sequence is MARIDFHSNVADKLEYACRLTRKIWSSTLEGQPVRNIVMVGERADLQKLNELLWAFSNTDFLPHCFIEDEAAAETPIVLTDDFVSPALNSVPHADILIHLGMRMPANVPALVERFPRIVEVVTVNEAERLAGRERYKAYRELGHELNNFYQSKS
- the lgt gene encoding prolipoprotein diacylglyceryl transferase; translated protein: MLIHPQFDPAAIRIGSFAIHWYGLMYLMAFAQFLLLGRLRIKTPRYQALGWTYKDLEDLLFAGVLGVVLGGRLGYTLFYMPGFYLSHPMSIFKIWEGGMSFHGGLLGVLVTLYWFAKKRKTTFFVVSDLVAPLVPFGLAFGRLGNFINGELWGRPTDLPWAMIFPMVDSIPRHPSQIYQLFDEGIFLGLALWVYAGRPRRVGQVSGFFLLGYGVCRFLAEYAREPDAFLGLLGLGLSMGQWLCIPMMVFGAYLMTTFKSKSV
- a CDS encoding helix-turn-helix domain-containing protein; its protein translation is MLNDELTLQKLEILCSFVRTGSFSKTAEELHLSSVSIHKALHSLESG
- a CDS encoding LysR substrate-binding domain-containing protein, with the protein product MPSATYLAEASTDLLADLDRVLKKTRAKAGVESGQIRLGSMYSLTANIIPRMIMGTKIRRPDLNIDLYLGSNEDLMKRLAEGSVDAVVICCALEKSS
- a CDS encoding LysR substrate-binding domain-containing protein, whose amino-acid sequence is MVPLFEDQLFLASSKATKPAQAHVDLSDYEGEKFLTLQDGFATRSGFYEAFQLAGFKPHVVMKVGGYLLSDEYGLWRSWENPLARSCESINGRCH